DNA from Krasilnikovia cinnamomea:
AGGACGGCCGCCGGGAACTGCGGGTCGAGCAGGCTGCGCGGGGACACGTTGACCGCCACGGGCAGGTCGAAGCCCGCCTCCCGCCAGGCACCGAACGCGGTGAGTGACTGGTCGAGTACGGCGTCCGCGAAGGCGGCGAGCTGGCCGGAGCGTTCGACGGTCTCCAGGAAGTCCAGGGGGGTGAGGTGGCCGTGCTGCGGGTGGTGCCACCGGGCCAGCGCCTCGGCGGAGATCACTTCGCCGGTGCCCAGGTCGACGATTGGCTGGAAGTCGACCACGAACTGCTGCTCGGCGACGGCGCGGCGTAGTTCGCCGCCGAGCATCAGCCGGCCGAGGTCGGCGGTGTCGCGGGCGTGCGCGTACGTGGCGGTGCGCCGCCCGGAGCGTTTCGCCTGGTACATGGCCACGTCGGCGCGGCGCATCAGCTCCTCGACCCCGCCGGTGCCGGGGGCGAGGGCGATGCCGCCGGCCGCCTCGACGGTGAGCTGCATGCCGTCGACCTCGATGGTGCGGTCGAGTTGGGCGAGCATCGACTCGGCGCGGTGTGCCGCCATGGCCGGGGCGGGCAGCCCGGTCAGCAGGATCGCGAACTCGTCGCCGCCGAGCCGGGCCACGAGGTCACCGGGGTGGGCGGCGTCCTGCAGCCGGTGCCCCACCTCGCGCAGGACCGCGTCGCCGGCCGCGTGCCCGAGGGTGTCGTTGACCTCTTTGAAGTGGTTCAGGTCGATGAGCAGGAGAGCCAGGATGCCGTCGCCCGCGCCGTCCGCGATGCTCGCGCTCGCGCGTTCGTACAGTTTGCGGCGGTTGGGTAGGCCGGTGAGCGGGTCGTGGGTGGCGGCGTGGGCGTTCTCGGCGGAGATCCGGGCGAGTTCGGCGTACGCCTGCGCGTTGCGGATCGCGGTGCACAGGGCCGAGGCGAAGGTGCGCAGCTTGTACTGCTCGAACTCGGTGAACTTGACCCGGTCGCGGAAGCGCAGCCGCAGCTCGCCCGCCTGGTAGCTGCCGTCGGCGGTCTTCAACTCGGCCGTGATGAGGTTGCCGTCCGAGGTGGACCCGGTGGCGGGGCCGTCGAAGGTGACGCCGCGCTCGACCCCGCGCACTACCCGGTCGCCGCCGCGGTCCGCCAGGTCGATCTCCACGTCGTCGGCGGAGAAGATCTGGGCCGCCCGGGTCGAGGCCAGGTGCAGCACCTCGGTGAGGTCGGGGACGTTGAGGGCGTCGATGGCGCGGGACAGCCGCTGCCAGGACTCGCGTTCGACGCGGGTGCGGACGCGCCGCGAGTGCCACAGGTGCACGCAGCTGATCACGAGCGGGACGAGCAGCAGGAGCAGCGGATCGCCGCGGTAGGCCAGGACGGCCACGACCCACAGGACCGCGGCGAGCCGGAAGACGTGCCCGACGAGCTTGACGTCGAGATTCACCCGGGCGACCCGGATGATCGACGATCGCTGCACGATCGCCATGAGCGGCAGGAACACCAGGTCGTCGACGAGCACCATGGCGCAGAACGCGAGGGTGATGGCCACCGGGTTGAAGTGCGGGCCGGTCGCGTCGGGACCGGCGCCGAAGGCCAGCAGGACGAGGCCGGCGGCGGTGGCGGTCAGCAGTTCCTTGGCCGCGCCAAAGGCGATCTTTCGCGGCGGCAGCCGGAGCAGCATCTTGTCGATGAGGGCTCCCGTAACGGCCGCGAGGGCGACCCATGGCAGGGGGGCCAGGACGAGGCCGATGAGCACCGGCACCTCGGCCCACGCGACGCCCTCGGTGTTGGAGCGCACCCGGACGTGCACCCTCAGCCGGTGGGCCAGCACGGTGGCGGCGCAGATCGCGACGAGGATGAGGGCGCAGGTCCAATCTGGAGGCCGCCGGATCGGCAGGGTCGCGTCGATGACCGAGGCGAACATCGCCAACACGACGACGAGACCGACGAACAGCCGGAGCTGTCGATCGGTCACGTCGTCGTCAAGCCTCTTCGCGGATCGCATCCGACTTCCTGATAACCGAGCACATCGGATACCGGGCACTGTGGGCACTCGTGGCTAGACCTCAGCGTATCTGCGTGTGCCTGCAGGCGCACGGTCGGTCAGCCCCATTCATTGCTGCCACGCATGGCCGTCTCCCTCGCCGTCCGTCAGGGGCTTCGCAGGCCCCTGAACCCCCTACGTACCGGTTCGTGTCGCGACGCAGGGAACGTTATGCGGGCCCGCGTGGTTTTGGTAGTGATTCGTGCCGGTATGCGCAGAACACGAGAATCGTGAGTAAGGGTCGTCACCGCTCGCATTCGGACGCGAACTGACCGCAATCCTGGAAACGGGTCAAAATCGGAGGAATCCGATTACCGGACATAACGTTTGTCTACCCGAAACGATTGACAAATATGGCTCTGGTTATCAACGAACGAAGCGCTGCTGAGCAGCGGGAAATCTTCGAAATCTGTCGTGGAGAAATTGTGCTGTGCTCGGTGGCGATCGCGCTAACCCCTTCTCGGACGCCGTTCTATAAACTCCCGGTATGCCCGACGAATCCCTGCTCACCCACGTCGACCACACCGGGGCGGCGCGCATGGTCGACGTCTCGGCCAAGGCGGTCACCGCCCGCCGCGCCGTGGCCGCCGGCCGGGTCGACACCACCGCCGAGGTGGTCGCGCTGCTCCGCGGCGACGGCATGCCCAAAGGGGACGCCCTGGCCGTGGCCCGCCTCGCCGGGATCATGGGGGCCAAGCGCACCCCCGACCTCATCCCGCTGTGTCACCCGATCGGGCTGCACGGGGTGACGGTCGACCTGCGGGTGACCGACGCGGGCGTCGAGATCGTCGCGACCACGAAGACCGCCGAGCGCACCGGCGTCGAGATGGAGGCGCTGACCGCGGTCGCCACCGCCGGACTCACCCTGATCGACATGGTCAAGGCCGTGGACCCGGCCGCGAGCCTGCAGGCCGTCCGCGTCCTGCGCAAGGAGGGCGGCAAGACCGGCGAATGGGTACGCCCACAGGACCGCCCGTGACCTCCGCCGCCATCCGTGCCCGGGTCGTGGTCGCCTCCAACCGCGCCGCGGCCGGCGTCTACGCCGACACCAGCGGTCCGCTACTGGTCGCCGGGCTGCGCGACCTCGGCTGCGACGTCGAACCGATCCCCGTGGTGGTCCCGGACGGCGAACCCGTCACCGCCGCGCTGCGCGCCGCCGTCACCGACGGCGTCGACGTCGTGCTGACCAGCGGCGGCACCGGGGTGACCCCCACCGACCGGACGCCCGAGGCGACCCGGGTACTTCTCGACTTCGAGATCCCCGGCATCGCGGAGGCGCTGCGCGCGTACGCCCGGGACAGGGTGCCCGCCGCCGCGCTGTCCCGTGGGCTGGCCGGGGTCGCCGGCCGGACGCTCATCGTCAACCTGCCCGGCTCCACCGGCGGGGCCCGCGACGGACTGGCCGTGCTCGGCCCGCTGCTGGCGCACACCGTGCAGCAGTTGCGCGGCGGCGACCACGGCCGCGAGTGACCCGTCCCCGTGGCTAGGCTGATCGGGTGAGCGCTGAGGGCATTCCGGTCGACTGGGACAAGGCGCGCGCCAGCGCGTACGAGGCGGGCCGGGCGGCGGCCGGGCCCGGCGAGCGGGTGTCGCTGGCCGAGGCCGACGGTCGTACCCTCGCCGAGCCGCTGTGCGCGCTGACGGATCTGCCCGCGTTTCCGACCTCCAGCATCGACGGTTGGGCGGTGCGCGGCCCCGGCCCCTGGCGCCCGGTCGGCCGGGTACTGGCCGGGCACACGGCGGCGCCACTGACCGACGACGGCACCTGCGTCGAGATCGCCACCGGCGCCATGGTCCCGCCCGGCGCGGCCGCCCTGGTGCGCGTCGAGGAATCCGTCCGCGACGCCGAGGGCCTGGTCACCGGCACCCCGCGCAGCGCGCCCGAGTGGCGGCTGCCCGGCGAGGAGGCCACCCGCGGCGAACAGCTGTTGAGCGCCGGGACCGCGGTGGACCCGGCCGTGGTGGGGCTCGCCGCCACCTGCGGCTACGAAACCCTCGCGGTGCGCCGGGCGCCGCGCGCGGCCGTACTGATCTTCGGTGATGAGCTGCTCACCGGCGGCGTGCCCGGCGCGGGCCGGGTCCGCGACTCCCTCGGCCCGCAGGTGCCCGGCTGGCTGCGCCGCTACGGCGCCACCCTCGGCCCGGCCGACGTGACCGGACCGGTCCGCGACACTCTCGACGCGCACGTCGACGCGTTACGCCACGCGCTCGCCGACGCCGACCTCGTCTGCACCACCGGCGGCACGATGCACGGCCCGGTCGACCACCTGCATCCGGCCCTGGCCGCACTCGGCGCCGAGTACGTGGTGAACACGGTCGCGGTCCGCCCCGGCTTCCCGATGCTGCTGGCCCGCGTCACCGACCCGGACGGGCGGGCCCGCTTCGTCGCCGGGCTCCCCGGCAACCCCCAGTCCGCGGTGATCGCCCTGGTGTCGCTGGCGGCCCCGCTGCTGGCCGGGCTGCACGGCCGGGAACTGCCCGAGCTGCCCCAGGTCACCGCCGGTGCCGACGTGCCGGGCCGGGGCGGCTTCACTCACCTGGCCCTGGCCGCCCTCGACCCGCACCGGGGCACGGCCACCCCGGTCGGCCACGTCGGCTCCGCGATGCTGCGCGGGCTGGCCCGGTCGCACGGATTCGTGGTGGTCCGCCCGGGCACCCGGGCCACGGCCGGGGACCGGGTCCCGTTCCTGCCCCTGCCCCTACATCCCGGAGAACGGCCATGACCGACTGCAGCGAGGGCCAGGAGGGCATGGCAAGGGGGCACGACCATGACCGAGCGCAGCGAGGGCCGGGACGGCACGGCGAAGGAGACACGGCCATGACCGTCGAGCAGCCGTCGGTGATTCATGTCGCGGTCAGCGACACCGACCTGGACCTGGCCGCGCATGAGCGCGCGGTGGCCGACCCCCGCGCCGGGGCGGTCGTCTCGTTCCAGGGTGTGGTCCGCGACCACGACCACGGCCGGGGCGTCACCCTGCTGGAGTACGAGGGCCACCCCAGCGCCGAGGCGGTCCTGCGGGAGGTGGCCGCCGAGGTGGCCGCCGACCCGGCCGTGTACGCGGTCGCCGTGTCCCACCGCGTCGGCACCCTGAAGATCGGCGACGTGGCCCTGGTGGCGGCGGTCAGCACGGCGCACCGCGCGGCGGCCTTCGCGGCCTGCGCCCGACTGGTCGACGAGGCCAAGGCCCGGCTGCCGATCTGGAAGCGGCAGGTCTTCACCGACGGCACCGAGGAGTGGGTGAACTGCCCCTGACCCCGGTCAGTGCGGCAGCACGGTCGTCGCCAGCCGTCGCCGGGCCACGGCCGCCCGCGCGCTCCAGCGGTCGGCCGGGAACGCGGGCGCCGCCCCGGCCCGCGCCGGCAGCCCGTTGATCAGCAGGATCACCGCCAGCGCGTACGCGTTGCCGCCGAGCATCCCCACCACCCCGCCCGCCTCTGCCAGTGTCCCCATCGGAGTCGTGACGAACAGCAGGTACGTGAGCACCGCCGCGACCGCGTACCCGCCGCCCGCGAATCCGGGCGGGCGCCCCGGCCACGGCCGCCGGGCGCCGACCCGCTGCCGGAAGGCCGCGTCCACCAGGATCAGCACCGCAGGCACCACCCAGATCAGCTCGTACGTGCCGGTGACCGGGCTCACGATCGCCGTGGTGAGGCCCACCAGCGTGAACGCCGCGACCTCGTCGCCGTCGGCGTGCGCGGACCGCGCCCGCAGCAGGCCCACCGCCGCCAGCAGCAGCGCGACGGACAGCCACAGCAGCACCGGTGTGGTGGCCGAGTCGTACAGCCGCGCCAGCACGCCGGCCAGGGACTGGTTGCCGGGCGAGTCCATCCCGCCCCGGCGATCGAGGCGGCCCAGCACCTCACCGAGGTAGGCGGCGCTCTGTTGTGGAGCGGCCAGCACGGCCCCGACGCCGAGGGTCAGCGCGGTGACCACGGCGGTGACCGCCGCCCGCCACTGCCGGGTGCCGGCGAGATACACGATGAACAGGACCGGGCTCAGGTTGAGCGCGGTCGCGGCGCCGATGCCGACCCCGGCCCACGTTCCGCGTTGCGACCAGCGCCGCCCCGGCCGGGCCGGGCCGCCGAGGTGGGGTGCGGGCGGGCGGGGGCGGCCCGGCCACCACGCGGCGCGGCTGCGGGTCCAGGCGTTGCGGCGCAACGCCACCACGTCCGCCACGATCAGGCCGAAGATGAGCACGTCCAGGTGGCCGAGGCCGAGTGCCGACCGGACGGGCTCCAGCAGCAGGGCCAGGGCCCCCGCCGCCAGCACGGCCCGCCAGCGCGGCCGCCCGTACCGGCGGGCGACCGGGCCGGCCAGCGCGTACAGCGTCAGCGCGAGGGCGGCGATCCCGGCGAGCGCCAGCAGCCGGCCCGCGATCGCGATGGGCAGCCACGCGGCGGGCAGCAGCAGGAACGCGGCGGCCGGGGGGACCGCGGTGCCCAGGTCGCTGTCCGGTGCGCGGTAGGCGTACAGGCCGTCGCCGGACAGCCAGCTGCGTACGGCGGCGCGGTCCAGCGCGAGGCCGGTCAGGCCGTACCGATGGGTGAGGGCGGCGACCGCGATGCCGACACCGGCGCAGGCCAGCCCGGCCACCGCGAGCCGCGCCGCTCTCCGGTGGGTACGCGCGGTTCGGCGCGCACGCTCCACAATCGCCGGCATGGCGCGACCCCCCGTCGCTCTCGCTCTCCGGTCCGCTCGGACCTCGAGAGGCGGCACGGACGCGGTCCGGCACGGCCCGCGGCGCGAGCTTGGCAGGCCCGGTGCGACGCCGATGGCCTCCGATGGCTTAACGCCGGGGCGGCGGGGAGGTTGTTCAGTGCGGCAGCCG
Protein-coding regions in this window:
- the moaC gene encoding cyclic pyranopterin monophosphate synthase MoaC, which translates into the protein MPDESLLTHVDHTGAARMVDVSAKAVTARRAVAAGRVDTTAEVVALLRGDGMPKGDALAVARLAGIMGAKRTPDLIPLCHPIGLHGVTVDLRVTDAGVEIVATTKTAERTGVEMEALTAVATAGLTLIDMVKAVDPAASLQAVRVLRKEGGKTGEWVRPQDRP
- a CDS encoding molybdopterin molybdotransferase MoeA, giving the protein MSAEGIPVDWDKARASAYEAGRAAAGPGERVSLAEADGRTLAEPLCALTDLPAFPTSSIDGWAVRGPGPWRPVGRVLAGHTAAPLTDDGTCVEIATGAMVPPGAAALVRVEESVRDAEGLVTGTPRSAPEWRLPGEEATRGEQLLSAGTAVDPAVVGLAATCGYETLAVRRAPRAAVLIFGDELLTGGVPGAGRVRDSLGPQVPGWLRRYGATLGPADVTGPVRDTLDAHVDALRHALADADLVCTTGGTMHGPVDHLHPALAALGAEYVVNTVAVRPGFPMLLARVTDPDGRARFVAGLPGNPQSAVIALVSLAAPLLAGLHGRELPELPQVTAGADVPGRGGFTHLALAALDPHRGTATPVGHVGSAMLRGLARSHGFVVVRPGTRATAGDRVPFLPLPLHPGERP
- a CDS encoding putative bifunctional diguanylate cyclase/phosphodiesterase — translated: MRSAKRLDDDVTDRQLRLFVGLVVVLAMFASVIDATLPIRRPPDWTCALILVAICAATVLAHRLRVHVRVRSNTEGVAWAEVPVLIGLVLAPLPWVALAAVTGALIDKMLLRLPPRKIAFGAAKELLTATAAGLVLLAFGAGPDATGPHFNPVAITLAFCAMVLVDDLVFLPLMAIVQRSSIIRVARVNLDVKLVGHVFRLAAVLWVVAVLAYRGDPLLLLLVPLVISCVHLWHSRRVRTRVERESWQRLSRAIDALNVPDLTEVLHLASTRAAQIFSADDVEIDLADRGGDRVVRGVERGVTFDGPATGSTSDGNLITAELKTADGSYQAGELRLRFRDRVKFTEFEQYKLRTFASALCTAIRNAQAYAELARISAENAHAATHDPLTGLPNRRKLYERASASIADGAGDGILALLLIDLNHFKEVNDTLGHAAGDAVLREVGHRLQDAAHPGDLVARLGGDEFAILLTGLPAPAMAAHRAESMLAQLDRTIEVDGMQLTVEAAGGIALAPGTGGVEELMRRADVAMYQAKRSGRRTATYAHARDTADLGRLMLGGELRRAVAEQQFVVDFQPIVDLGTGEVISAEALARWHHPQHGHLTPLDFLETVERSGQLAAFADAVLDQSLTAFGAWREAGFDLPVAVNVSPRSLLDPQFPAAVLARLHNRAVPADRLVLELAETLTLSQLEVVERALGELRDAGVRLALDDFGSGVSSLSVLSRIPVHELKIDREFVLAVETSPEAAAVIRSTVDLARSLQLTVVAEGVESEPQRHALFRLGCVAGQGHLFARPMGAGRLLAALRRGSGGRPGVLAEALHETGAVVRLPRRRAHGRSSLPHLPA
- a CDS encoding molybdenum cofactor biosynthesis protein MoaE, whose translation is MTVEQPSVIHVAVSDTDLDLAAHERAVADPRAGAVVSFQGVVRDHDHGRGVTLLEYEGHPSAEAVLREVAAEVAADPAVYAVAVSHRVGTLKIGDVALVAAVSTAHRAAAFAACARLVDEAKARLPIWKRQVFTDGTEEWVNCP
- a CDS encoding MogA/MoaB family molybdenum cofactor biosynthesis protein, with the translated sequence MGTPTGPPVTSAAIRARVVVASNRAAAGVYADTSGPLLVAGLRDLGCDVEPIPVVVPDGEPVTAALRAAVTDGVDVVLTSGGTGVTPTDRTPEATRVLLDFEIPGIAEALRAYARDRVPAAALSRGLAGVAGRTLIVNLPGSTGGARDGLAVLGPLLAHTVQQLRGGDHGRE
- a CDS encoding glycosyltransferase 87 family protein, which codes for MPAIVERARRTARTHRRAARLAVAGLACAGVGIAVAALTHRYGLTGLALDRAAVRSWLSGDGLYAYRAPDSDLGTAVPPAAAFLLLPAAWLPIAIAGRLLALAGIAALALTLYALAGPVARRYGRPRWRAVLAAGALALLLEPVRSALGLGHLDVLIFGLIVADVVALRRNAWTRSRAAWWPGRPRPPAPHLGGPARPGRRWSQRGTWAGVGIGAATALNLSPVLFIVYLAGTRQWRAAVTAVVTALTLGVGAVLAAPQQSAAYLGEVLGRLDRRGGMDSPGNQSLAGVLARLYDSATTPVLLWLSVALLLAAVGLLRARSAHADGDEVAAFTLVGLTTAIVSPVTGTYELIWVVPAVLILVDAAFRQRVGARRPWPGRPPGFAGGGYAVAAVLTYLLFVTTPMGTLAEAGGVVGMLGGNAYALAVILLINGLPARAGAAPAFPADRWSARAAVARRRLATTVLPH